Proteins encoded within one genomic window of Deltaproteobacteria bacterium:
- a CDS encoding helix-turn-helix transcriptional regulator: MSDLKKYIADRKKKDKEFANGFDEGYEQFKIGIVLRQARESAGLTQEDLANRLKTKKTAISRIENHAEDIKLSTLDRVAKALGKRLHVHIA; the protein is encoded by the coding sequence ATGAGTGACTTGAAGAAATATATAGCTGATAGAAAAAAGAAAGACAAAGAATTCGCTAATGGTTTTGACGAAGGTTATGAGCAGTTCAAGATCGGGATCGTTCTTCGTCAAGCGCGTGAATCTGCTGGTTTGACCCAGGAGGATCTGGCAAATCGTCTGAAGACTAAGAAAACGGCCATCTCAAGGATTGAAAACCATGCAGAAGATATAAAGCTGTCAACATTGGATCGGGTGGCGAAGGCACTGGGAAAGCGATTACATGTTCATATTGCGTAG
- a CDS encoding DUF488 domain-containing protein, with amino-acid sequence MELFTIGHSIHPIKRFIELLTMHGITALCDVRSSPYSRFTPQFNREALKDELAKHHIAYIYLGSELGPRSSDQNCYKNGKVQYDLLARTDLFQQGLSRLRKGMTTYRIALMCAEKDPIVCHRMILICRHLRAGGILIGHILEDSTIEDNRDAETRLLELLKISPEDLFSTTAEQIARAYDLQGEKIAYMLQEEQGNHDSY; translated from the coding sequence TTGGAATTATTCACGATTGGACATTCGATTCACCCCATCAAGAGATTCATTGAACTGCTGACCATGCACGGCATTACTGCCCTGTGTGACGTCCGTTCAAGTCCTTACAGCCGTTTCACACCACAGTTCAACCGGGAAGCCCTGAAGGATGAATTGGCGAAGCATCACATTGCTTACATCTACCTGGGGTCAGAGCTGGGGCCTCGAAGCTCTGACCAAAACTGTTACAAAAATGGCAAGGTTCAGTATGACCTTCTGGCAAGGACAGACCTCTTCCAGCAGGGGCTTAGCCGTTTGCGCAAAGGGATGACAACTTATCGCATTGCTCTTATGTGTGCCGAAAAAGACCCCATTGTCTGTCACCGGATGATCCTAATCTGCCGGCATTTGCGTGCTGGTGGTATTCTCATCGGGCATATTCTGGAGGATAGTACTATCGAGGACAATCGGGATGCAGAAACAAGACTCCTGGAACTCTTGAAGATTTCACCAGAAGATCTTTTTTCCACTACGGCAGAGCAGATCGCCCGTGCATACGACCTCCAAGGCGAAAAGATCGCCTACATGCTACAAGAAGAACAGGGGAATCATGACTCATATTAA
- a CDS encoding type II toxin-antitoxin system RelE/ParE family toxin, with translation MIRKIILYKTMEGRCPVQEFLDSLTGKVAQKIIWVLRLLEDLETVPSTYFKKLTGTDIWECRIQYGTNSYRIFCFFDRHSVIVLTHGFMKKTQKTPKQEIERAEFYRKEFLSRREKK, from the coding sequence ATGATTAGAAAGATCATCCTTTATAAGACCATGGAAGGTCGATGTCCTGTTCAGGAGTTTCTTGATTCCTTAACCGGCAAAGTAGCACAGAAGATCATCTGGGTGTTGCGTCTATTGGAGGATCTAGAAACTGTACCATCAACATACTTTAAAAAACTGACCGGAACAGATATCTGGGAATGCAGGATTCAGTATGGAACGAACAGTTATAGAATATTCTGTTTCTTTGATAGACATTCCGTAATTGTTCTTACCCATGGTTTTATGAAAAAGACTCAGAAAACACCGAAGCAGGAAATAGAAAGAGCCGAATTTTATAGGAAAGAATTTTTAAGCAGGAGGGAAAAGAAATGA
- a CDS encoding SOS response-associated peptidase: MCGRFVLISDLSIITEAFNIQEIACDYRPSTDILPSHTIAAVIHDGVNRLVQFRWGLIPSWAKDPSIGSRLINARAETLSEKPSFRNAFKKRRCLIIADGFYESLKEGKKKTPIYFRLKSGRPFGFAGLYEMWTSQEGQPVNTCTIITTEPNDLIQPIHNRMPVIVSKEKESLWIDPTVQNQMPLSSVLQTYPSAEMEAVSLASPADFPMR, translated from the coding sequence ATGTGCGGTCGGTTTGTTCTCATCAGCGATTTGTCTATTATAACAGAAGCATTTAATATTCAGGAAATCGCCTGTGATTACAGGCCGAGCACCGATATCCTGCCCAGTCATACCATTGCAGCCGTAATCCATGACGGCGTAAACCGACTCGTACAATTCCGGTGGGGATTGATTCCTTCCTGGGCAAAAGACCCATCCATCGGAAGCAGGCTGATCAATGCACGCGCGGAGACCCTGTCGGAAAAACCGAGTTTCAGAAACGCCTTTAAAAAACGCCGGTGCCTGATCATCGCCGACGGTTTTTACGAATCGTTGAAAGAGGGAAAGAAAAAGACCCCCATCTATTTCCGCCTTAAATCGGGGAGGCCTTTCGGCTTTGCCGGTCTCTACGAAATGTGGACATCGCAGGAGGGGCAACCTGTTAACACCTGTACGATCATCACCACAGAACCCAATGACCTGATCCAGCCCATCCATAACCGGATGCCCGTCATCGTGTCAAAGGAGAAAGAGTCCCTCTGGATTGACCCCACCGTTCAAAATCAGATGCCTCTGTCATCGGTACTGCAAACATACCCCTCCGCGGAAATGGAAGCCGTTTCCTTAGCCTCACCGGCAGACTTCCCCATGCGTTAA
- a CDS encoding type II toxin-antitoxin system RelE/ParE family toxin, which translates to MANKYVLRYLPVAVDDLTSIFDWIANDSPANAAVFIDKLDQRIGNLQTHPLLGHIPRDDKLKNSGYRVLVIESYLVFYIVREKTVEIHRVIHGSRNLEDIL; encoded by the coding sequence ATGGCAAATAAGTACGTTCTCCGTTATCTTCCAGTCGCTGTTGATGATCTTACATCAATCTTCGACTGGATCGCAAATGACAGCCCAGCTAATGCAGCAGTCTTTATTGATAAACTTGACCAACGCATTGGCAACCTTCAAACGCATCCACTTCTTGGCCACATACCAAGAGATGACAAGCTCAAAAATTCCGGCTATCGTGTTCTTGTTATCGAATCCTACCTTGTATTCTATATCGTCCGCGAAAAAACCGTTGAAATCCATCGTGTAATTCACGGCTCACGCAATTTAGAAGACATACTATAA
- a CDS encoding LOG family protein, producing MLKISVTRKPFIIGVMGSHNDESPAVMEDARRLGEAIARRGYVLLTGGGPGVMKAACEGAYTAGGLVIGILPNDKQHPLERYPNEFVDIPIYTGMFDARNVINAKTPHVLVALRGGPGTLSEIALALRSGTPVIGLNAPAFTIPGEHDFIAVNSVEEVLQEIEKMLEKLTNVRRDARSTDKERM from the coding sequence ATGCTAAAAATTTCAGTTACAAGAAAACCTTTTATTATCGGGGTGATGGGAAGTCACAATGACGAATCGCCCGCGGTCATGGAAGATGCCCGGCGTCTGGGAGAGGCCATTGCGAGGCGGGGTTACGTTTTGCTGACCGGCGGCGGGCCGGGTGTCATGAAAGCGGCCTGTGAAGGCGCATATACGGCCGGCGGCCTCGTTATCGGCATTCTCCCCAACGACAAACAGCATCCCCTTGAAAGATACCCCAATGAATTTGTCGATATCCCGATTTATACGGGAATGTTCGATGCACGAAACGTCATCAATGCCAAGACGCCGCATGTACTGGTGGCGCTGAGAGGCGGCCCCGGGACATTGTCCGAAATAGCCCTTGCCCTTCGCAGCGGTACGCCCGTAATCGGCCTCAACGCCCCGGCATTTACAATTCCCGGAGAGCATGACTTCATTGCCGTCAATTCCGTTGAGGAAGTTCTCCAGGAAATTGAAAAAATGCTGGAAAAAC
- a CDS encoding SEC-C domain-containing protein — MSKIRRNDPCPCGSGMKYKKCCMPAYNEDLEEQHSAPRREEQDDDYIPIGEVVDYGNPLIDEAFFARNEVHEISAPRLLYSCLLHPEIEGIATKVTRQFIDRGKEELKRIERAKGAETLIGIMRNKPDPINHTPLIDRLVEEKAQAVPLILQELKKPQNDSFVELAVRILLMSETNYSKEIIDIINSGNNRKAYAISILCVLLGFYDNEYSEKLLWNYYHYMKFKYTNDTYSDGPLLGLSEIRERRKGKASLH, encoded by the coding sequence ATGTCCAAAATACGCAGAAATGATCCGTGTCCGTGCGGAAGCGGCATGAAGTATAAGAAATGCTGTATGCCAGCATACAATGAAGACCTTGAAGAACAACATTCTGCACCGAGAAGGGAAGAACAAGACGATGACTATATTCCGATTGGAGAAGTAGTTGATTATGGCAACCCGTTAATTGACGAAGCGTTTTTTGCCCGTAATGAAGTGCATGAGATTTCCGCTCCAAGATTGCTATATTCCTGTTTACTCCATCCTGAAATTGAGGGGATAGCAACCAAAGTGACCCGACAATTTATTGATAGGGGCAAGGAAGAATTAAAACGCATTGAAAGAGCAAAGGGCGCAGAAACGCTTATTGGGATAATGAGAAACAAGCCTGACCCGATTAACCATACGCCGCTAATTGACAGGCTCGTAGAGGAAAAGGCACAAGCCGTGCCGCTGATTCTACAAGAACTTAAGAAGCCTCAAAATGATTCGTTCGTTGAGCTTGCGGTTAGGATATTACTCATGTCTGAAACAAACTATTCTAAAGAAATTATAGATATTATCAATTCAGGCAATAACAGAAAGGCTTATGCAATTTCAATACTGTGCGTTCTGCTCGGTTTTTATGACAATGAATATTCCGAAAAACTATTGTGGAATTATTATCACTACATGAAGTTCAAATACACTAATGATACCTATTCAGACGGTCCGTTATTAGGATTGAGTGAAATACGGGAAAGAAGAAAGGGAAAGGCTTCTCTTCACTAA
- a CDS encoding DUF4435 domain-containing protein: MDDQRHELFVEGESDRILLEWLARDTINPDVRILELDKYVEVDVHEGGAKGRILIVAANLQDRTTRARFFVDADYDILLGRAIPANVWITDRKDIEGYLAEITVMKKAIYLGLQREALNPWEVLSNVIVMCRDVGLLRIVSQRDCMDLPFQRTPAAKYVRKKLGKIVFEFPSFLKALLHNAKISLEKLSFIEAAHSQIRDELEEVDDLRIIHGKDFLGISEAYVCKLGLEANQFARMLWSAFDESITARAPNLHKVLQFIKNPHA; encoded by the coding sequence ATGGACGACCAGCGACATGAACTTTTCGTAGAGGGAGAGAGCGACCGCATTCTGCTGGAATGGCTTGCTCGTGACACAATAAACCCGGATGTGCGCATTCTGGAGCTGGACAAATACGTCGAAGTCGACGTACATGAAGGAGGGGCAAAAGGTCGTATTCTAATTGTGGCCGCCAACCTACAGGACCGAACAACAAGGGCACGCTTCTTCGTCGATGCCGATTATGATATCCTGCTTGGACGAGCTATTCCGGCAAATGTTTGGATCACAGACCGAAAGGACATTGAAGGTTATCTTGCGGAGATCACGGTAATGAAAAAAGCGATATATCTTGGTCTACAGCGAGAAGCCCTCAATCCTTGGGAAGTGCTCAGCAATGTTATTGTGATGTGTCGAGATGTTGGCTTACTCAGGATTGTCTCTCAGCGAGACTGTATGGACCTACCTTTTCAACGCACCCCTGCCGCGAAATACGTGCGTAAGAAACTGGGAAAGATTGTCTTTGAGTTTCCTTCCTTCTTGAAAGCGCTACTCCATAACGCCAAGATTTCGTTGGAAAAATTGTCGTTCATAGAGGCCGCGCATTCGCAGATCCGAGATGAACTCGAAGAAGTTGACGATCTACGCATCATACACGGAAAGGACTTTCTGGGGATTAGCGAAGCTTACGTATGCAAATTGGGACTAGAGGCCAATCAGTTTGCACGGATGCTATGGTCGGCTTTTGATGAATCAATCACGGCACGCGCCCCAAATCTTCATAAGGTTTTGCAGTTCATCAAAAACCCTCACGCTTAG
- a CDS encoding type II toxin-antitoxin system prevent-host-death family antitoxin, producing the protein MPIIKPISSLRNQTRAIAALCHEQDEPVFLTTNGEGDLVVMSIEHYDRLNAKVELFGKLAVAQAQAAAGEKGLTHSQVIKKLRQSLHGK; encoded by the coding sequence ATGCCAATCATAAAACCCATATCGAGCCTGCGTAATCAAACACGTGCCATTGCCGCTTTGTGCCATGAACAGGACGAACCAGTTTTTCTGACCACGAACGGTGAGGGTGATCTCGTCGTTATGAGCATCGAACATTATGATAGACTCAATGCCAAAGTAGAGCTTTTCGGAAAGCTTGCCGTTGCTCAAGCTCAAGCTGCAGCGGGTGAAAAGGGACTTACCCATTCTCAAGTAATCAAGAAACTCAGGCAGAGTTTGCATGGCAAATAA
- a CDS encoding MBL fold metallo-hydrolase yields the protein MVEKIADNFYMITLPMPFRLKHVHIFALVHNGKVALFDTGVNTPEAFSKLEGSLKSIGKTIRDIDQIFITHFHTDHCGIAGKIKELSGAVIAMSEIDRRRIHSDQESGIDINQIKMFYRRQGLTEKSIDALVELLVFFRKATLPFRVDTCLVDYERRTVGDREFEVIPVPGHTSGQVCFFFRKEGILLSGDHILPHITPNLSPDPYNPDFRPLKSFLDSLTKVENLPVVKVYPSHGEPFPNLKARVEEMNEHHQERKNLVFDSVKGGQKTSFQVSLDIFGENLPEFDQFLAVNETYAHLIELREEGLIKEVNTEKLLVYAVI from the coding sequence ATGGTTGAAAAAATTGCTGACAATTTTTATATGATTACCCTGCCCATGCCTTTTCGCCTTAAGCATGTTCATATTTTTGCCCTTGTTCATAATGGCAAAGTGGCGCTGTTCGATACGGGGGTAAACACACCCGAAGCCTTTTCAAAGCTTGAAGGGTCTCTGAAATCCATCGGTAAGACCATTCGTGATATCGATCAGATATTCATTACCCATTTTCATACGGATCATTGCGGTATAGCAGGAAAAATCAAGGAGCTATCAGGAGCCGTCATCGCTATGTCGGAGATAGACAGGCGGCGAATACACAGCGATCAGGAAAGCGGCATCGATATTAATCAAATCAAAATGTTCTACCGCCGGCAGGGGCTCACAGAAAAATCCATCGATGCCCTGGTGGAACTCCTCGTTTTTTTCAGAAAGGCGACGCTTCCCTTTCGGGTTGATACATGCCTGGTAGATTATGAGCGCCGGACGGTCGGCGATAGAGAATTTGAGGTTATACCGGTACCCGGGCATACCAGCGGTCAGGTGTGCTTTTTCTTCCGAAAAGAGGGAATCCTCCTGTCCGGAGATCACATCTTGCCGCATATCACCCCTAATCTCAGTCCTGATCCCTACAATCCGGATTTTCGCCCTCTCAAGAGCTTTCTGGATTCATTGACAAAAGTTGAAAACCTCCCTGTGGTGAAGGTGTATCCGTCCCACGGTGAACCCTTTCCGAATTTAAAGGCGCGGGTAGAAGAAATGAATGAACACCATCAGGAAAGAAAAAATCTCGTGTTTGATTCTGTGAAAGGGGGCCAGAAGACATCTTTTCAGGTCTCTCTGGACATCTTTGGGGAAAATTTGCCTGAATTCGATCAGTTTTTGGCCGTCAATGAAACGTACGCACACCTTATTGAGTTGAGGGAAGAGGGTCTTATTAAAGAGGTAAATACAGAAAAACTTCTTGTGTATGCGGTCATTTAA
- a CDS encoding DUF6079 family protein has translation MAEKLRDIIDIPDIKPVIELDDADTIPDAITSSFVLTREVEEGLRVILARVNARRGCGVFLKGNYGSGKSHFLSYLFLLLKEGRTPLLADFPEINAGNINPVKISLVKYPASLPLERIVLDSCGYQGGGANRQEQFREIVDRPTVILIDELSEFLRAKPAASAFYEDIRFLQFLGEFSFHHPLWVIASLQEWIEETGHISSNIFNRIKDRYPVRVNLSSSHIEDIIDQRIVIKKEGAESVIRNIFDELKHYYPALHLRYEDFRKTYPLHPFTARYLSGLTPVFSQHRGVIQFVFSEVKKAFDDPPSTLITPEAIFDHFEERIREIPEYSPLARVIYDYYRGNIGMILSQPVQQETALAVIKILALTEISPFEKRKNAKEIAELLLKKVSTLTSQINYDYIKSGILDPLVAHQMYVNREGEHYFLDTTIDEGIRARGKIKAVRERFADRNVLFSEICSLIALPYLPLRDIREGKRYRFTWQNSPRECVVLTASPLSLQREEMENMIEGIQKRIDGFLVILSPFAENIGSDAWKDANASPFLAAVVFWVPRLPNDEETAFIEEFIAKKMLAGEFPALGGDLRRDEAEFRETITRLYFDGEVIYGSGKRVDNIRDIGYLPIERLLSHLFDYSLSELFPNHTRIMPRVDYISSQHLHALFQDFIRQGRITIEEAEKKGLVTYINALPEPLGIVAKRGSSFLVSLDPANELVSHILTLSSRAEGVAYIRAALKKGKWGMTDDQINLALAAFITSGHLIPYGRDEMVELKELSQLTSGEISKLKPGKTLPAELLAYIPAGRFIWGEVEDIPTPITQKLMWKLSTDLVRRGRRLLDDINVLINKYKDYSLFKKAALDSSLLNRLSMFFHSLTLSQPPAEGLERFLSYLKEIPAMEGELDYVERLSLFLSEQFQLLNKYWLYLIHPALKLPPDLRGKRDVLVLHIEDFLRAYTGDFDGIKEQWEVFFDEYTRAYKESHEKYYSAAVFAQRKAVDELPEAKALKRIATLVGSVTFPGEWWELKREIDRLPEACRHDLNSELFLNPACGCGFTIGDTPPELEADFTGLCRKGLRNFLAALKTAENREKLDSFALSLYDAGRQDIAVRFTSLINLDAGKVNISLMLPLLTDEVLTAIEKALKGRWKVRELDIADFTGKVKGKRFRHEEIKRLFLGWIGDDEDSIIHIREEHNEATAALKEGLCRYGAQGEALFRSLMEGEHHPRTYEDMEEALKKEGGFPSLDGIRWGSYNDDELLDFLKKERIGPLKKQIRKEVFQRLSGKIISAAFITSVEDKPLAELLSIARIFAERERYRGVEVFTRVIAPLTCRIVALRYENIDEVLIEGAGIDALERNCRDLLAGYEKRPDRFAGSLDIAAVSERMKGVVAVMDGLRYDLWLILKEVLENEGRKLREHPFVISAPTSTSHFRKLLGIEEEGESDGRIALLKWSERGFPTREFNRVLKGSAETKVLHFNFIDTKVHNSTLDIYPLYLNIKSEFIHGIVPILKSLPRFILIADHGFIDTGRMKERYTHGGNTVWETVLPFVEVE, from the coding sequence ATGGCAGAAAAACTACGCGACATTATAGACATCCCCGACATCAAACCGGTCATCGAGCTGGACGACGCGGACACGATCCCCGATGCCATCACGTCTTCCTTTGTCCTGACGCGGGAAGTGGAAGAAGGACTCAGGGTCATCCTCGCACGGGTCAATGCACGAAGGGGGTGCGGCGTCTTTCTCAAGGGCAACTACGGGAGCGGCAAGTCCCACTTTCTCTCTTACCTCTTCCTCCTGCTGAAGGAGGGAAGAACACCCCTCCTTGCCGACTTCCCGGAAATAAATGCGGGGAATATCAACCCCGTGAAGATTTCCCTCGTGAAATACCCCGCCTCGCTGCCGCTGGAGCGCATCGTCTTAGATAGTTGCGGCTATCAGGGCGGCGGCGCCAACCGGCAGGAGCAGTTCCGGGAGATCGTCGACCGACCGACGGTTATCCTGATCGACGAGCTTTCGGAATTCCTGAGGGCAAAACCCGCCGCGTCGGCGTTTTATGAAGACATCCGGTTCCTTCAGTTCCTGGGCGAGTTTTCCTTCCACCACCCTCTGTGGGTGATCGCCTCCCTCCAGGAATGGATCGAGGAGACGGGACACATCTCGTCGAACATCTTCAACCGGATCAAGGATCGCTATCCCGTGCGGGTGAACCTCTCCTCCTCCCATATCGAGGACATTATCGACCAGCGGATCGTGATCAAAAAGGAAGGCGCCGAGTCCGTCATCAGAAATATCTTTGACGAACTGAAACACTACTACCCGGCGCTTCATCTCCGCTATGAAGATTTCCGCAAGACATACCCCCTGCACCCCTTCACGGCCCGGTACCTCTCCGGGCTGACCCCTGTCTTTTCCCAGCACCGGGGGGTTATCCAGTTCGTTTTTTCGGAAGTGAAAAAGGCCTTTGACGATCCCCCCTCCACCCTCATCACGCCGGAGGCCATCTTCGACCATTTCGAGGAGCGCATCCGCGAGATTCCCGAGTATTCGCCCCTGGCGCGGGTCATTTATGACTACTACCGGGGGAATATCGGCATGATCCTCTCCCAGCCTGTACAGCAGGAGACCGCCCTGGCCGTGATCAAGATACTGGCGCTTACCGAGATATCTCCCTTCGAAAAGAGAAAGAACGCCAAAGAGATTGCCGAACTCCTCCTGAAGAAAGTAAGCACCCTGACCTCGCAGATCAACTACGACTACATCAAAAGCGGCATCCTCGATCCCCTCGTAGCGCACCAGATGTACGTCAACCGCGAGGGAGAGCATTATTTCCTCGACACCACGATAGATGAAGGAATCAGGGCACGGGGGAAGATCAAGGCGGTCCGTGAGCGATTTGCCGACAGGAATGTCCTGTTTTCCGAGATATGCAGCCTTATCGCTTTACCCTATCTCCCCCTCAGGGATATCAGGGAAGGAAAGAGATACCGCTTTACCTGGCAAAACAGCCCACGGGAATGCGTCGTCCTGACCGCCTCTCCGCTCTCGCTCCAGCGGGAAGAAATGGAAAATATGATCGAGGGGATACAGAAACGGATCGACGGGTTTCTCGTCATCCTCTCGCCCTTTGCGGAGAATATCGGGAGCGACGCCTGGAAAGACGCCAATGCCTCGCCCTTCCTTGCCGCTGTTGTTTTCTGGGTCCCAAGATTGCCGAATGACGAAGAGACGGCCTTCATCGAAGAATTTATTGCCAAAAAAATGCTGGCGGGGGAATTTCCCGCGCTCGGAGGCGACCTGCGCCGGGACGAGGCGGAATTCCGGGAGACCATCACCCGTCTATACTTCGACGGCGAGGTTATCTACGGGTCGGGAAAACGTGTGGACAACATCAGGGATATCGGCTATCTGCCAATAGAACGTTTGCTCTCCCATCTTTTCGACTACAGCCTTTCCGAGCTGTTCCCCAACCACACCCGGATCATGCCGCGGGTGGATTATATCTCTTCCCAGCATCTGCACGCCCTTTTCCAGGACTTCATCAGGCAGGGGAGGATCACCATCGAAGAGGCGGAGAAAAAGGGACTCGTCACGTATATCAACGCCCTGCCGGAACCCCTCGGGATCGTTGCCAAAAGGGGCAGCAGTTTTCTTGTCTCCCTCGATCCCGCCAATGAACTTGTTTCGCATATCCTGACCCTTTCCTCCCGTGCGGAAGGCGTCGCCTATATCCGGGCTGCCTTGAAAAAGGGAAAGTGGGGAATGACGGACGACCAGATCAACCTCGCCCTGGCGGCGTTCATCACTTCCGGGCATCTCATCCCTTATGGCCGTGACGAGATGGTTGAACTCAAGGAACTATCGCAGCTTACCAGCGGTGAGATCTCCAAACTGAAGCCGGGCAAGACACTGCCTGCGGAACTTCTCGCCTATATCCCCGCCGGCAGGTTTATCTGGGGAGAGGTAGAGGACATCCCGACACCCATCACCCAGAAACTGATGTGGAAGCTCTCGACGGATCTGGTGCGCCGGGGCAGGCGCCTGCTGGATGACATCAACGTCCTCATTAACAAATACAAAGATTACTCTCTCTTCAAGAAGGCGGCACTCGACAGCTCTCTCCTCAACCGTCTGTCCATGTTCTTCCACTCCCTTACCCTGTCGCAGCCGCCCGCGGAAGGGTTGGAACGCTTCCTCTCCTACCTCAAGGAGATACCTGCCATGGAAGGCGAACTCGATTATGTCGAGCGGCTCTCGCTGTTCCTTTCCGAACAGTTCCAACTCCTCAATAAATACTGGCTCTATCTGATCCACCCCGCCCTGAAACTGCCCCCGGACCTCCGGGGAAAACGGGATGTCCTTGTCTTGCACATTGAGGATTTCCTTCGGGCCTACACCGGCGACTTTGACGGCATCAAAGAGCAATGGGAGGTTTTCTTCGACGAATATACACGGGCATACAAGGAGAGCCACGAAAAGTATTACAGCGCCGCTGTGTTTGCACAGAGGAAGGCCGTCGATGAGCTGCCCGAGGCAAAGGCCCTGAAACGAATTGCAACGCTCGTCGGCTCGGTAACCTTCCCCGGGGAGTGGTGGGAATTGAAGAGGGAAATTGACCGCCTGCCGGAGGCGTGCCGCCATGACCTGAACAGCGAACTCTTTCTCAATCCTGCATGCGGATGCGGATTCACGATCGGCGATACGCCGCCGGAGCTCGAAGCCGACTTTACCGGGTTATGCCGGAAGGGGCTCCGCAACTTTCTCGCAGCCCTCAAGACCGCCGAAAACAGGGAAAAGCTCGATTCCTTTGCGTTGAGTTTATATGACGCCGGAAGGCAGGACATTGCCGTACGGTTTACATCGCTGATCAATCTCGATGCGGGAAAGGTCAATATATCCCTCATGCTCCCCCTTCTGACGGACGAAGTTCTCACCGCGATAGAGAAGGCATTGAAAGGCCGATGGAAGGTCAGGGAGCTGGACATCGCCGATTTTACTGGCAAGGTAAAAGGCAAGCGTTTCCGGCATGAAGAGATCAAGAGGCTCTTTCTCGGCTGGATCGGAGACGATGAAGACAGCATCATCCATATACGGGAAGAACACAATGAGGCAACTGCTGCCCTGAAGGAGGGACTTTGCCGGTATGGGGCACAGGGAGAAGCGCTCTTCCGCTCTCTGATGGAAGGCGAGCACCACCCGCGGACGTACGAGGATATGGAAGAGGCGCTGAAGAAAGAAGGCGGTTTCCCTTCCCTCGACGGTATCCGCTGGGGATCTTATAACGACGATGAACTCCTCGATTTTCTCAAGAAGGAGCGTATCGGGCCATTGAAAAAACAGATCCGGAAAGAAGTGTTCCAGCGGCTCTCCGGCAAGATCATTTCTGCTGCCTTCATTACATCGGTGGAAGACAAGCCGCTTGCGGAACTGCTCTCCATCGCCAGGATCTTCGCTGAACGCGAAAGGTACAGGGGCGTCGAGGTCTTCACCAGGGTCATCGCCCCCCTCACCTGCCGTATAGTGGCGCTGCGTTATGAAAATATCGACGAAGTTCTTATCGAGGGAGCGGGCATCGACGCCCTGGAAAGGAACTGCCGTGATCTCCTTGCAGGTTACGAAAAGCGGCCCGACCGGTTTGCCGGCTCGCTGGACATCGCTGCCGTCAGTGAACGGATGAAGGGCGTTGTCGCTGTCATGGACGGACTGCGTTATGACCTCTGGCTGATCCTCAAAGAAGTTTTGGAAAACGAAGGCAGGAAACTCAGGGAGCATCCCTTTGTCATTTCGGCGCCGACTTCTACGTCACACTTCCGTAAACTCCTGGGTATCGAGGAAGAGGGAGAAAGTGACGGGCGGATCGCCCTCCTGAAATGGTCGGAGCGTGGTTTCCCTACACGGGAGTTCAATCGCGTTCTCAAAGGAAGCGCGGAGACAAAGGTCCTCCATTTCAATTTTATCGACACCAAGGTCCACAACTCCACCCTGGACATCTATCCCCTCTACCTGAATATCAAAAGCGAATTTATTCATGGAATCGTGCCGATCCTGAAAAGCCTGCCGCGCTTCATCCTCATCGCAGACCACGGCTTTATCGATACGGGAAGGATGAAAGAGAGATACACCCATGGCGGAAACACCGTCTGGGAGACGGTGCTGCCGTTTGTGGAGGTAGAATAA
- a CDS encoding DUF488 domain-containing protein: protein MTHIKIFTIGFTKKTAEDFFTRLIHSGVKRVIDIRLNNVSQLAGFAKRDDLRFFLRAIGGIDYVHRLDLAPTQELLSAFKKNKGDWSLYERDFLALLSARKVEEIITPDLLQEACLLCSEEKPLQCHRRLVAEYLREKWTNVKIIHL from the coding sequence ATGACTCATATTAAAATATTTACAATCGGCTTCACGAAGAAGACGGCAGAGGATTTCTTCACACGTCTGATACATTCAGGAGTTAAGCGGGTGATAGACATACGGCTCAACAACGTCTCCCAACTGGCTGGCTTTGCAAAGCGGGACGACCTTCGGTTTTTTCTCCGGGCTATCGGCGGGATCGATTATGTCCACCGCCTGGATCTGGCACCGACGCAGGAGTTGCTTTCTGCTTTTAAGAAAAACAAAGGTGACTGGTCTCTTTACGAAAGGGACTTTTTAGCACTGCTGTCGGCAAGAAAAGTCGAAGAGATAATAACCCCGGACCTTCTGCAAGAGGCATGTCTCTTGTGCAGTGAGGAAAAGCCCTTGCAATGCCATCGGAGGCTCGTTGCCGAATATCTTCGCGAGAAGTGGACAAACGTTAAAATCATCCACCTTTGA